In Procambarus clarkii isolate CNS0578487 chromosome 25, FALCON_Pclarkii_2.0, whole genome shotgun sequence, the following proteins share a genomic window:
- the LOC123756352 gene encoding uncharacterized protein — MLLWVFVGVAVMGVGGEVSEGGPHSPLRKDGSYWQQVFSPSTSHSTNNMDGDAYNPASDSHNYNTSLLNQGSFFSIVNQNGNMYKLLKNSIGTGVMDRVMNYFFEKMGTRRSRSFGTTYLADQNNHQPHANWFHGDKNTYTWYEGEGELRTREPVKAPNRQASDDGACIDVYTSFHSSSLCLDVSTAIAIAALAVLLQIFFSFSVESLCPASNSFGNFDDVVFSIRNANNITVEADGGNQMQAEEQFQEQLQHEDQNQQQDEHQLQIQTQSQHEQQDQNQNQGESQTNTQTADITDNSVEDERSLKEHHHRSARSGNTRSPFPRSGPGHKPVKERVKKKMKNLLDDQEGGNDSRGFGMLASMRAWSMWPMWQEMAKSFTESRFFPKRSLCPALRGFVSG; from the exons ATGTTACTGTGGGTGTTTGTGGGCGTGGCAGTGATGGGTGTTGGCGGGGAAGTGAGTGAAGGCGGCCCTCACTCACCGCTGAGGAAGGATGGGTCATACTGGCAGCAAGTCTTCTCTCCCAGCACCTCACACAGTACCAACAACATGGATGGCGACGCCTACAACCCGGCTAGCGACAGTCACAACTACAACACCAGCCTCCTCAACCAAGGCAGCTTCTTCAGTATAGTAAACCAGAACGGAAACATGTACAAGTTACTCAAGAACAGCATAGGAACAGGCGTCATGGATAGGGTCATGAATTACTTCTTTGAGAAGATGGGTACCAGACGCAGCAGGAGTTTTGGGACGACATACTTGGCGgaccagaacaaccaccaaccacacgcTAACTG GTTTCACGGAGACAAAAATACATACACCTGGTATGAGGGAGAAGGTGAACTGCGCACGCGTGAGCCAGTGAAGGCTCCCAATAGACAAGCTAGTGACGATGGCGCTTGTATTGATGTGTACACCAGCTTCCACAGCAGCAGCTTGTGTCTGGACGTGTCCACCGCCATCGCCATCGCTGCTCTTGCTGTCCTCCTCCAGATCTTCTTCTCCTTCTCCGTCGAATCCCTTTGTCCAGCTTCCAACTCGTTCGGTaattttgatgatgtggttttcaGCATTAGAAATGCAAATAATATCACAGTTGAAGCCGATGGTGGTAACCAGATGCAGGCTGAGGAACAGTTCCAAGAACAGCTGCAACATGAAGATCAGAACCAACAACAAGATGAGCATCAGTTACAAATCCAGACTCAGAGTCAGCATGAGCAACAGGATCAAAATCAAAATCAGGGAGAGTCTCAGACTAATACCCAGACTGCTGATATAACTGATAATTCGGTTGAAGATGAAAGATCTCTAAAAGAACACCATCATCGATCAGCACGGTCTGGAAACACAAGGTCTCCGTTTCCTCGTTCAGGTCCAGGTCACAAGCCTGTGAAAGAACGAGTGAAGAAAAAGATGAAGAACCTTCTTGATGATCAAGAAGGTGGTAACGACTCCCGGGGCTTCGGTATGTTGGCCTCGATGAGGGCATGGTCAATGTGGCCAATGTGGCAGGAAATGGCTAAATCGTTCACTGAATCTCGCTTCTTCCCCAAACGAAGCTTATGCCCGGCACTGAGAGGATTTGTTAGTGGTTAA
- the LOC138368391 gene encoding myb-like protein I, with amino-acid sequence MGVGGEVSEGGPHSPLRKDGSYWQQVFSPSTSHSTNNMDGDAYNPASDSHNYNTSLLDQGSFFSIVNQNGNMHKLLKDNIGTGVMDRVMNYFFEKMGTRRSRSFGLTYLADQNNHQPHTDWHHNTGEIYKADYGSNFGSYSYENEYVKSPNSGLCIDTSNHYLRSDGPLCLDVYTVVSIAAVGVLLQVLLHFTVAAICPISSTRSLVFNITNDNFINVGSKGGNQSQNQDQNQVEYQDQNQFEYQNQDQEEYQDEMEYQSESQDQFQNQDQTNTQDVTATDNGRRLRQNTITNTGKELNNQKIVDLNNDGGEVWPKNSSLTKSSDISQRLGSLDQSKFNNIKGELRSASHKSEILTRIQEWSKLPIWQEMARKMKESDSEPWNLRLLTLGNWPNFDFGLGDWANFNILGDWNDESSTSVTFPKDYICSVINTFLKG; translated from the exons ATGGGTGTTGGCGGGGAAGTGAGTGAAGGCGGCCCTCACTCACCGCTGAGGAAGGATGGGTCATACTGGCAGCAAGTCTTCTCTCCCAGCACCTCACACAGTACCAACAACATGGATGGCGACGCCTATAACCCGGCTAGCGACAGTCACAACTACAACACCAGCCTCCTCGACCAAGGCAGCTTCTTCAGTATAGTAAACCAGAACGGAAACATGCACAAGTTACTCAAGGACAACATAGGAACAGGCGTCATGGATAGGGTCATGAATTACTTCTTTGAGAAGATGGGTACCAGACGCAGCAGGAGTTTTGGGTTGACATATTTGGCGgaccagaacaaccaccaaccacacactgaCTG GCACCACAATACTGGAGAGATTTATAAAGCCGACTACGGAAGTAACTTCGGTAGTTATTCTTACGAAAACGAGTACGTCAAGAGCCCCAACAGCGGTCTCTGCATAGACACAAGTAACCACTACTTACGCAGCGACGGCCCCTTGTGTTTAGACGTGTACACAGTAGTCTCCATCGCTGCCGTAGGAGTTCTCCTTCAGGTCCTACTCCACTTCACAGTCGCCGCCATCTGTCCCATCTCCAGCACCCGGAGCTTGGTCTTCAATATCACTAATGATAATTTCATCAATGTTGGTTCGAAGGGGGGTAATCAGTCTCAGAATCAAGATCAAAATCAGGTTGAATATCAAGATCAAAATCAGTTTGAGTATCAGAATCAAGATCAGGAAGAATACCAAGACGAAATGGAATATCAGAGTGAGTCTCAGGATCAGTTTCAGAACCAGGATCAGACTAACACTCAAGATGTAACGGCTACAGATAATGGCAGACGCTTACGCCAGAATACTATAACGAACACTGGCAAGGAGTTGAATAACCAAAAGATAGTTGATCTCAacaatgatggtggtgaggtctggcctaAGAACTCGAGTCTCACTAAGTCTAGCGATATTTCACAGCGTCTAGGCAGTTTAGAtcaaagtaaatttaacaatatcAAAGGAGAACTGCGCAGCGCTTCTCACAAGTCAGAAATCTTAACCAGGATACAAGAATGGTCAAAGTTGCCTATATGGCAGGAAATGGCGAGAAAAATGAAGGAATCTGATTCAGAACCGTGGAATTTAAGATTATTAACTTTAGGAAATTGGCCAAATTTTGATTTTGGTTTAGGTGACTGGGCAAATTTTAATATTTTAGGAGACTGGAACGATGAGAGTTCGACTTCAGTAACCTTCCCAAAAGACTATATATGTTCAGTGATCAATACATTTCTTAAAGGGTAG